The segment CTGGCCGCCTTTTTTATTGCCTGTAATTCAGACAGGAATGTCGATGATCAGCGCGCGGGTCGCTGTTTTCGCGGTCAGCTGCAACAGCTTCTCCTCCTGCAGGAACGCGCCGTCGCCGCAGCCCAGTTTTTCCTGATGGTCGGTGCCGGACATGGCCGTCAGCGATCCGTGAATCGACTGCAGATAGGCGCGTGGCCCTTGCAGGCGCAGCGCGTGCTGCTCACCGGGTGCCAGTTCAACCTGATAAATCCACACCTGCTGACGCAGTTGCAGACTCGCTTCCACGCCATCCGGCGAGGCGACCAGCTGCGACAGCTGCCCGTCGGCCAGCGCCATTTTCTGCATCCGTGGGTTTTCCCGCTCCGGGCAGGCGGCCAGCCAGAGCTGCATACGCGTCAGCGGACGCTCTTTGCTCAGGTTGATTTCCGTGTAACTGACCCCCGGCTGCGCAGAGAGCAGCAGCGCCTCCCCTTCCTGCACGCTGATGGTGTTGCCTTCGCTGTCGCGATACTCCGCTTCACCCTGCAGCACGATGTTCAGCACATCGACCTGGGGATAGGAGCGCGGCTGAAACGCCGCGCCCGGTGCCAGCACTTCCTGGTTCAGGACGCGCAGTGACGCGTAGCCCATCAGCTTTGGATCAAAATAGTGGCCAAAAGAGAAACTGTAGCGGGCCTGTAACCAGCCAAAATCGGCCTGGCCACATGCGGACGCGCTGCGTGTGGTGATCATGATTTACCTCCGGCATCCGTTGACGAGGATCGGTCACGGACTCTATACCCTCATGGTAAAAGTCTGGACGCCGGATTGTTAGCCAGTTAATCTGCCCGGCATGTTCAAATTTCCTGACAGAGAACCGGGATGGCTAAAGAGCGTGCGTTAACCCTTGAATCTTTACGTGTGATGGATGCGATCGATCGGCGAGGCAGTTTTGCCGCCGCCGCGGATGAACTGGGCCGCGTCCCCTCCGCCCTCAGCTACACCATGCAGAAGCTGGAAGAGGAGCTGGATGTGGTGCTGTTTGACCGTTCCGGTCATCGCACCAAATTCACGA is part of the Pantoea sp. Ep11b genome and harbors:
- a CDS encoding pirin family protein — encoded protein: MITTRSASACGQADFGWLQARYSFSFGHYFDPKLMGYASLRVLNQEVLAPGAAFQPRSYPQVDVLNIVLQGEAEYRDSEGNTISVQEGEALLLSAQPGVSYTEINLSKERPLTRMQLWLAACPERENPRMQKMALADGQLSQLVASPDGVEASLQLRQQVWIYQVELAPGEQHALRLQGPRAYLQSIHGSLTAMSGTDHQEKLGCGDGAFLQEEKLLQLTAKTATRALIIDIPV